From one Lotus japonicus ecotype B-129 chromosome 3, LjGifu_v1.2 genomic stretch:
- the LOC130742624 gene encoding glucosidase 2 subunit beta — MDSHSFLCFHSACLLLFASTAGCLSHPSLLGVHPLDEKYYGSEVIKCKDGSKSFSRDRINDNFCDCPDGTDEPGTSACPKGKFYCKNLGSKPQFIFSSHVNDNFCDCCDGSDEYDGTIHCPNTCVMGGNSEYMIGNYNKKVSGFAEKETKNGVKSGESVRNLTGLKLAIILQVVLVIFLLLLWSFRFTRSRRRRYR; from the exons ATGGACTCGCATAGCTTCCTATGTTTCCACTCCGCATGTCTTCTTCTCTTCGCTTCCACCGCAGGTTGTCTTTCACACCCTTCCCTCCTTGGCGTTCACCCTTTAG aTGAGAAATATTATGGCTCTGAGGTGATCAAGTGCAAGGATGGATCAAAATCCTTCTCAAGAGACCGCATCAATGACAATTTCTGTGACTGTCCTGATGGCACTGATGAACCTG GAACTTCAGCTTGCCCCAAAGGAAAGTTTTATTGCAAAAACCTAGGAAGCAAGCCACAGTTCATATTTTCTTCTCATGTTAATGATAATTTTTGCG ATTGTTGTGATGGGAGTGATGAATATGATGGAACTATTCATTGCCCTAACACATGTGTCATGGGCGGGAATTCTGAGTACATGATTGGCAATTACAATAAGAAAGTAAGTGGTTTTGctgaaaaagaaacaaaaaatggagTGAAGTCAGGGGAATCCGTTCGTAACCTTACTG GTTTGAAGTTGGCTATTATTCTACAAGTGGTTCTGGTCATTTTTCTATTACTTCTCTGGAGTTTTCGCTTTACAAGATCTAGAAGGAGGCGCTACCGGTGA
- the LOC130744136 gene encoding zingipain-2-like: MIATKLTYTFFTLLMVSNLWIISASECPPMHKKNSSNLEAKRKRFESWQKQHGRKYENPEEWQVRFDIYQTNVEFIECINSQNRSYHLTDNKFADLTNEEFKRIYMGYGKTSLSCNAGAGLLRYNGHGDLPESIDWRKKGAVTDIKDQGTCGSCWAFSAVAAVEGIHQIKSGNLISLSEQELIDCDVGNGNQGCAGGLMEIAFTFIKKNGGLTTEEEYPYKGKDGTCNMEKAAHHAVSISGHEKVPASNEAMLKAAAANQPVSVAIDAGGFLFQLYSGGVFFGFCGKQLNHAVTIVGYGRQVNGPKYWLVKNSWGADWGESGYMKILRDTLDKDGTCGIAMDASYPTLSTINYY; the protein is encoded by the exons ATGATAGCTACAAAATTAACCTACACTTTTTTCACTCTTCTCATGGTGAGCAATCTATGGATAATTAGTGCAAGTGAATGTCCTCCAATGCATAAGAAGAACTCATCCAACTTAGAAGCCAAGAGGAAGAGGTTTGAAAGTTGGCAGAAACAACATGGCCGAAAATATGAGAATCCAGAAGAATGGCAAGTTCGTTTCGACATTTACCAAACAAATGTTGAGTTTATAGAATGCATAAACTCTCAAAACCGCTCCTACCATCTCACAGACAACAAATTTGCAGATCTTACAAATGAAGAGTTCAAAAGAATTTATATGGGTTATGGAAAAACTAGTTTGAGCTGTAATGCAGGAGCAGGATTATTAAGGTATAATGGACATGGGGATCTTCCGGAAAGCATCGATTGGAGGAAGAAAGGAGCTGTGACTGACATCAAGGATCAAGGCACTTGTG GAAGCTGTTGGGCATTCTCTGCAGTGGCAGCAGTGGAAGGGATACACCAAATAAAATCAGGAAACTTGATATCTCTGTCTGAACAAGAACTCATAGACTGTGATGTTGGAAATGGTAACCAAGGCTGTGCAGGTGGCTTAATGGAGATAGCCTTCACATTCATAAAAAAGAATGGTGGGCTAACCACAGAGGAAGAGTATCCTTATAAAGGGAAAGATGGAACCTGTAACATGGAGAAAGCAGCACATCATGCTGTCAGTATAAGTGGCCATGAAAAAGTACCTGCTAGTAATGAGGCCATGCTCAAAGCTGCAGCAGCTAATCAACCTGTCTCTGTTGCTATTGATGCCGGAGGTTTTCTTTTTCAGCTTTACTCAGGAGGTgttttctttggcttttgtggGAAGCAACTCAATCATGCAGTGACGATAGTTGGGTACGGAAGACAAGTAAATGGTCCAAAGTACTGGCTTGTGAAGAATTCATGGGGTGCTGACTGGGGTGAATCTGGTTATATGAAGATACTGCGTGATACTCTGGATAAAGATGGTACTTGTGGCATTGCCATGGATGCTAGCTACCCTACCCTGTCCACAATTAATTACTATTAG